A genomic segment from Candidatus Lernaella stagnicola encodes:
- a CDS encoding PhoH family protein: protein MVKHFVLDTNVLLHNPRAMFLFDEHHIVIPITVIEEIDRFKKELTEIGRNARLTSRFLDELRLQGSLVDGVPLESGGSVRVDVSAHQDDRISDVLFERNADRQILLAALHVKKTMEQEHRNEPVIMVTKDTNLRIKAHALGLEVEDFENSKVNIEELYTGYTDVMVPGELIKAAYADEEFSLDAVREFYRPEPIGNGEPTEADLRLYANQFLHLIDEADPKSSALARIDIDGKRVVLLKKMKHAIVNISHRNREQRFAFDLLLDDRIRLVTLVGMAGTGKTLLALAAGLHKVVHEAVYQRLHVSRPIQPMGRELGYLPGDLEEKLRPWMQPIFDNLEFLLSSATDKAAQFTRLNQYIDEGLLELEALTYIRGRSIPNVYLLIDEAQNLTPHEIKTTITRAGEGTKIVLTGDPYQIDNPYLDSSSNGLTYVVERLKGQPLAGHITLSKGERSPLAELAAQVL from the coding sequence ATGGTTAAACACTTCGTCTTGGATACTAATGTCTTGCTCCACAATCCACGCGCGATGTTCCTCTTTGACGAGCATCACATCGTCATTCCGATCACCGTGATCGAGGAGATCGACCGCTTCAAGAAGGAACTGACGGAAATCGGCCGCAACGCTCGATTGACCAGCCGGTTCTTGGACGAGTTGCGTTTGCAGGGCAGCTTGGTCGACGGCGTACCGCTGGAGAGCGGCGGTTCGGTGCGGGTGGATGTGAGCGCCCACCAGGACGACCGGATTTCGGACGTGCTGTTCGAACGCAATGCGGATCGGCAAATTCTTTTGGCGGCCCTTCATGTCAAAAAGACCATGGAGCAGGAGCACAGGAACGAGCCTGTGATTATGGTCACGAAGGACACGAATCTGCGCATCAAAGCCCATGCACTCGGGTTGGAAGTCGAGGATTTCGAAAATTCGAAGGTGAATATCGAGGAACTCTACACGGGATACACCGACGTGATGGTACCCGGTGAGTTGATCAAAGCGGCGTACGCCGACGAGGAGTTCAGTCTTGACGCGGTGCGGGAATTCTACCGGCCCGAGCCGATCGGGAACGGTGAGCCGACCGAGGCGGACCTGCGCCTCTACGCCAACCAGTTTCTGCACTTGATCGACGAGGCCGACCCGAAAAGCAGCGCGTTGGCCCGGATCGATATCGACGGCAAACGGGTCGTGCTGCTCAAGAAAATGAAGCACGCGATCGTCAACATCAGCCATCGCAACCGCGAGCAGCGGTTCGCATTCGATTTGCTGCTCGACGACCGCATTCGCCTCGTTACCCTCGTGGGCATGGCGGGCACCGGCAAGACGCTTTTAGCGCTGGCCGCGGGTCTGCATAAAGTCGTGCACGAGGCGGTCTACCAGCGGCTGCACGTAAGTCGGCCGATCCAACCGATGGGCCGTGAGTTGGGTTACCTGCCGGGCGATCTGGAAGAAAAGCTGCGTCCGTGGATGCAGCCCATTTTCGACAATCTGGAGTTCCTGCTTTCGAGCGCGACCGACAAAGCCGCGCAGTTTACGCGGCTCAACCAATACATCGACGAGGGCCTACTGGAACTCGAGGCGCTCACGTACATTCGCGGCCGCTCGATTCCGAACGTTTATCTGCTGATCGACGAGGCGCAAAACCTGACTCCCCACGAAATCAAAACCACGATCACGCGGGCGGGCGAAGGCACCAAGATCGTGCTGACCGGCGATCCCTATCAAATCGATAATCCGTACCTGGATTCCAGTTCCAACGGCCTGACCTACGTCGTCGAACGGCTGAAAGGGCAACCGTTGGCGGGACACATCACGTTGAGCAAGGGCGAACGCAGCCCACTGGCCGAATTGGCGGCGCAGGTGCTTTAG
- a CDS encoding EamA family transporter has protein sequence MNPILLAVLASFFWGVGTVMQKHGMATSFPQISLAGFIRQVGSILLTLVRNWLWVLGLLFMIGGMVSYATALGAADLSIVQPIICLTGVVAAVIGVTFLKEKVRPVEWLGIALILGGVVIVSVGATGETARIPGNGPLLAFTAVSVVLIAASFMLKRLNVSVEMTLSLAAGLNFGLANLMGKLLTQRVILDVDGPFSFARPEVWWSLITDYPVFVIIATNIVGGAALQTAFANGRASVVSPVVTIISTILPILAALTIFGENVRVAHAVGIGVVIFGTTLLALRGEEPAPATA, from the coding sequence ATGAACCCCATACTGCTTGCCGTACTTGCCAGTTTTTTCTGGGGTGTGGGCACGGTTATGCAAAAACACGGCATGGCCACCAGCTTCCCGCAAATTTCGCTCGCCGGCTTTATCCGCCAAGTGGGCAGTATCCTGCTCACGCTCGTTCGAAACTGGCTTTGGGTTCTGGGGCTGCTGTTCATGATCGGCGGGATGGTCAGCTACGCCACGGCCTTGGGCGCCGCCGACCTCTCCATTGTACAACCCATCATATGCCTGACCGGCGTAGTCGCGGCGGTCATCGGCGTCACCTTCTTGAAAGAGAAAGTGCGACCGGTCGAATGGCTGGGCATCGCCCTGATCCTCGGCGGCGTAGTGATCGTCAGCGTTGGCGCGACGGGTGAAACGGCGCGGATACCGGGCAACGGCCCCTTGCTGGCGTTCACCGCTGTCAGCGTCGTGTTGATCGCCGCATCGTTTATGCTCAAGCGGCTGAACGTCTCGGTGGAAATGACGCTGTCGCTGGCCGCCGGCTTAAATTTCGGCCTGGCGAATCTGATGGGCAAGCTGCTCACGCAACGGGTGATCCTCGACGTGGATGGCCCGTTTTCGTTTGCCCGGCCGGAAGTGTGGTGGAGCCTGATTACCGATTACCCGGTATTCGTGATCATCGCCACGAACATCGTCGGCGGCGCAGCGTTACAAACCGCGTTTGCCAACGGCCGGGCCAGTGTCGTCTCTCCGGTGGTCACGATCATCAGCACGATTTTGCCGATCCTCGCCGCGTTGACGATCTTTGGCGAAAACGTTCGCGTCGCGCACGCGGTGGGCATCGGCGTCGTGATCTTCGGTACCACCCTTCTCGCCTTGCGTGGTGAAGAACCGGCCCCCGCGACGGCCTAG
- a CDS encoding adenylosuccinate synthase, translated as MPSTVILGAQWGDEGKGMVIDIYAQRADMIVRYQGGNNAGHTVVVDGEKTILHHIPSGVLHPGVKCVIGNGVVLDPAVLIDEITRLKTKGVFQDDSQLVISDRAHVTCPHHIALDKAAEAKKGEGKIGTTGRGIGPVYRAKAARTGLRFGDFVQPGFLRAYFEKVLPEANFMLEKFYDAPTLDLDEVLSAYEALAETLRPYVGCTYRLVNQAIAADKKVLFEGAQGTMLDIDHGTYPYVTSSNTISGAVCTGAGVGPRKIDRIMAVIKAYCTRVGAGPFPTQLDDDIGQALRDHGNEYGSTTGRPRRCGWLDLMAVQYASEINGITDLILTKLDVLDGLQNIKVAVGYELDGKPIDHIPASTWAYERIEPVYEELPGWQGSVCGARTWDELPPEARALLKFVERYLKLPIRLISVGPGRDETIVLDQPFA; from the coding sequence ATGCCCTCAACCGTGATCTTGGGCGCCCAATGGGGCGACGAAGGCAAAGGAATGGTGATCGACATCTACGCCCAGCGCGCCGACATGATCGTGCGCTATCAGGGCGGGAACAATGCCGGTCACACGGTCGTGGTCGACGGCGAGAAGACGATCCTTCACCACATCCCCTCGGGAGTTTTGCACCCCGGCGTCAAGTGCGTCATCGGCAATGGTGTCGTCCTCGACCCCGCCGTGCTCATCGACGAAATCACGCGCCTCAAAACCAAAGGCGTTTTCCAGGATGACTCGCAGCTTGTCATCAGCGACCGCGCGCACGTCACCTGCCCGCACCACATCGCGCTGGATAAGGCCGCCGAAGCGAAAAAAGGCGAAGGCAAAATCGGCACGACGGGCCGGGGCATCGGTCCGGTGTATCGCGCCAAGGCCGCGCGTACCGGCCTTCGCTTTGGCGATTTCGTGCAGCCCGGTTTTCTGCGCGCTTATTTCGAGAAGGTGCTGCCCGAAGCCAATTTTATGCTCGAGAAATTCTATGACGCCCCGACGCTGGACTTGGACGAGGTGCTTTCCGCGTACGAAGCGTTGGCCGAGACCTTGCGACCTTACGTGGGCTGTACCTATCGGCTGGTCAATCAGGCGATCGCCGCCGACAAAAAAGTACTCTTCGAAGGCGCCCAAGGCACGATGCTGGACATCGATCACGGCACTTACCCCTACGTGACCAGTTCCAACACGATCAGCGGTGCGGTGTGCACCGGCGCCGGTGTCGGGCCGCGAAAAATCGACCGCATCATGGCTGTGATCAAGGCCTACTGCACGCGCGTGGGAGCCGGTCCCTTCCCGACCCAACTCGACGACGATATCGGCCAGGCTTTGCGCGACCATGGCAACGAATACGGTTCGACCACCGGCCGGCCCCGCCGTTGCGGTTGGCTGGATCTGATGGCCGTGCAGTACGCTTCGGAAATCAACGGCATCACCGATCTGATCCTGACCAAGCTCGACGTCCTCGACGGCTTACAGAACATCAAGGTCGCCGTGGGCTATGAACTCGACGGCAAGCCGATTGACCACATCCCCGCCTCGACGTGGGCGTACGAACGGATCGAGCCGGTGTATGAGGAGCTTCCGGGATGGCAGGGATCGGTCTGCGGCGCCCGCACGTGGGACGAACTGCCGCCCGAAGCGCGTGCCCTTCTGAAATTTGTGGAACGTTATTTGAAATTGCCGATCCGCCTCATCTCCGTCGGCCCGGGCCGGGACGAGACGATCGTTCTGGATCAGCCTTTCGCTTAG
- the serA gene encoding phosphoglycerate dehydrogenase has product MRVLVSDKFSEKGLAILESTPDIQVDYRTGLKGAELAEAIAEADALIVRSSTKATAELIAGAPKLKAIGRAGIGVDNIDLAAASRRGIVVMNTPGGNNVATGEHAISMMMALSRRIPQAHGALKNGRWEKSQNIGVEVFGKTLGVLGFGNVGRIVVSRALGLQMRVLVHDPFVVPDKIVEAGAIPATFEELLAKCDYVSVHVPKGEKTLNLINHDTIAKMKDGVRIINCARGGIVNEQDLYDALQSGKVAGAAVDVFVTEPCTDSPLFELDNVVVTPHLGASTSEAQDNVAIAISEQIIDYLRGGVIKNPVNAPQVAPELLERMRPVLSLAHTVGSFVGQLLDRAPRDLKIFIGGDFALFPDAPLQIAVLLGVLPHFGIEDINPVSAPYLAKERGVSVATSKRESLQDFVNVIGVKAVFEDGTEIGVQGSIPAPGEERIVRVFGYAINVDTNGYLIVITNHDVPGVVGEVGTLLGQRGINIGQLRLARHKDLSEALMVVTVDGDITPEVVAEFGNLPNVTSARVVHLVSE; this is encoded by the coding sequence ATGCGTGTTTTGGTTAGCGATAAGTTTTCCGAAAAAGGCTTGGCGATTCTCGAATCGACCCCCGATATCCAGGTCGATTATCGTACCGGCTTGAAGGGTGCCGAACTCGCCGAGGCGATCGCCGAAGCCGACGCCCTGATCGTTCGAAGCAGCACGAAAGCGACCGCCGAGCTGATCGCCGGCGCGCCCAAACTCAAGGCCATCGGCCGCGCTGGCATCGGCGTGGACAACATCGACCTCGCGGCCGCCAGTCGGCGCGGAATCGTCGTCATGAACACCCCCGGCGGCAACAACGTGGCGACCGGCGAGCACGCCATTTCTATGATGATGGCCCTGTCGCGCCGCATTCCACAGGCCCACGGCGCTTTGAAAAACGGTCGCTGGGAAAAATCGCAGAACATCGGTGTCGAGGTCTTCGGCAAAACACTCGGAGTGCTCGGTTTCGGCAACGTCGGCCGCATCGTCGTCAGCCGCGCCCTGGGCCTCCAGATGCGCGTGCTGGTCCACGACCCCTTCGTCGTACCCGACAAGATCGTCGAGGCCGGCGCGATTCCCGCCACCTTCGAGGAACTGCTCGCTAAATGCGATTACGTTTCCGTACACGTTCCCAAAGGCGAAAAAACCCTCAACCTGATCAACCACGACACCATCGCCAAGATGAAGGATGGCGTCCGTATCATCAATTGCGCCCGCGGCGGCATCGTCAACGAGCAAGACCTCTACGACGCCCTGCAAAGCGGCAAGGTGGCCGGCGCCGCCGTCGATGTCTTTGTCACCGAGCCGTGCACCGATTCGCCCCTGTTTGAACTGGACAACGTCGTGGTAACGCCCCATTTGGGAGCCTCGACCAGCGAAGCCCAGGACAACGTCGCCATCGCGATCTCCGAACAGATTATCGACTACCTGCGCGGCGGCGTGATCAAAAACCCCGTCAACGCCCCGCAGGTCGCGCCGGAATTGCTCGAGCGCATGCGCCCCGTGCTTTCCCTGGCGCACACGGTGGGAAGCTTCGTCGGGCAGTTGCTGGACCGCGCCCCCCGCGATCTCAAGATATTCATCGGCGGCGATTTCGCATTGTTCCCGGACGCGCCGCTGCAGATCGCGGTTCTGCTTGGCGTGCTGCCCCACTTCGGCATCGAAGACATCAATCCGGTCAGCGCGCCCTACCTCGCCAAGGAGCGCGGCGTATCCGTAGCCACATCCAAGCGGGAGAGTCTGCAGGATTTCGTCAACGTCATCGGCGTAAAGGCGGTGTTCGAAGACGGCACCGAAATCGGCGTACAGGGTTCGATTCCGGCCCCGGGTGAAGAGCGAATCGTGCGCGTATTCGGATACGCGATCAACGTGGATACCAACGGTTACCTGATCGTCATTACCAACCACGACGTGCCCGGCGTCGTGGGCGAAGTCGGCACCCTGTTGGGCCAGCGCGGCATCAACATCGGCCAACTGCGCCTGGCCCGTCACAAGGATCTTTCCGAGGCTCTGATGGTCGTAACCGTCGACGGCGACATCACGCCGGAAGTGGTGGCCGAATTCGGCAACCTGCCGAACGTTACCTCGGCCCGCGTCGTACACCTAGTTAGCGAATAG
- a CDS encoding cob(I)yrinic acid a,c-diamide adenosyltransferase, producing the protein MPNKMLAKGYVQVYTGNNKGKTTAALGLAFRAWGRGLKTYIGQFMKGQDYAELTAAAKTDGHIIIERYGKNTFIHVKNPPDPDDIELASAGFEKLKAALIGGEYDIIVADEINTAHYFHLLTVEDMRELIRLKPDGVELVFTGRYCPPEIIDAADLVTEMVEIKHYWQSGVDARDGIER; encoded by the coding sequence ATGCCGAACAAGATGCTGGCCAAGGGGTATGTTCAGGTCTACACCGGCAACAACAAAGGTAAAACGACCGCCGCGCTGGGGTTGGCTTTTCGTGCGTGGGGCCGCGGGCTCAAGACGTATATCGGTCAATTCATGAAGGGGCAGGATTACGCCGAATTGACCGCGGCGGCTAAAACCGACGGCCATATTATCATTGAGCGATACGGCAAAAACACTTTCATCCACGTGAAGAATCCGCCGGACCCGGATGACATCGAGTTGGCCAGTGCCGGTTTCGAAAAACTCAAAGCCGCTCTGATCGGCGGCGAATACGACATCATTGTGGCCGACGAAATCAACACGGCCCATTATTTCCATCTGCTCACGGTGGAGGATATGCGCGAGTTGATTCGCCTCAAACCCGACGGGGTGGAGTTGGTTTTCACCGGCCGCTATTGCCCGCCGGAAATCATCGACGCAGCCGACCTGGTCACCGAGATGGTCGAAATCAAACACTACTGGCAATCGGGCGTGGACGCCCGCGATGGGATCGAACGATAG
- a CDS encoding dienelactone hydrolase family protein: MIQRWTMFCVAIVFVAVLIAGCGHTQFKGALDRGLAPPAVGKSEIPIFDYDRSPVDISLEFKRETATYRQYFIKIRKTDLDGLKNKKARAFYFEQKNTTHKTPGLICLPPTGGPIEIAETFARSYAEQGYNTLAFYRRERFFNAQKDFEYNSKLVRQSVIDVRRGIDFLTSREPVDSDRIAVMGMSLGGILGALATAADGRVKATVMLVSAGDLIEVMRTSHYGRVAKFRDAMMKRYNLRTRQELIDFAEPRMRKIDPITYADRIDPARLLMINGYQDNIIKISAARSTWDAFGHPEWRTLPVGHYSAFALVPLAKKWTLEHFQRILDPAL; this comes from the coding sequence ATGATCCAGCGGTGGACAATGTTCTGTGTGGCGATCGTGTTTGTGGCTGTTTTAATTGCCGGTTGCGGCCACACGCAGTTCAAGGGAGCGCTGGATCGCGGCCTGGCGCCGCCGGCGGTGGGCAAGAGCGAAATCCCCATTTTCGATTACGATCGCTCTCCGGTTGATATCAGCTTGGAGTTTAAGCGCGAGACGGCGACCTATCGCCAGTATTTCATCAAAATCCGTAAAACGGATCTGGATGGTCTAAAGAATAAAAAGGCGCGTGCGTTCTATTTCGAGCAGAAAAACACGACGCATAAGACGCCGGGCTTGATCTGTCTGCCGCCGACCGGGGGGCCGATTGAGATTGCCGAGACGTTCGCCCGCTCGTACGCCGAGCAGGGGTACAACACGTTGGCGTTTTACCGGCGGGAGCGCTTTTTCAATGCGCAGAAGGATTTTGAATACAATTCGAAATTGGTGCGCCAATCGGTGATCGACGTGCGCCGCGGCATCGATTTCTTGACGTCTCGGGAACCGGTGGATAGCGACCGCATTGCGGTGATGGGCATGAGTCTGGGAGGGATTCTCGGAGCGCTGGCCACGGCGGCCGACGGGCGCGTCAAGGCAACGGTCATGCTGGTATCGGCGGGCGACTTGATTGAGGTGATGCGCACTTCTCATTACGGGCGTGTGGCGAAGTTCCGCGACGCGATGATGAAGCGATACAACCTGCGAACGCGCCAGGAATTGATCGACTTCGCCGAGCCGCGGATGCGGAAGATCGACCCGATCACGTATGCTGATCGCATTGATCCGGCGCGCCTGCTGATGATCAACGGTTACCAGGACAACATCATCAAGATATCCGCCGCGCGGTCGACGTGGGATGCTTTCGGGCATCCGGAATGGCGGACGCTACCGGTCGGTCATTACAGCGCGTTCGCGCTCGTGCCGCTGGCGAAAAAGTGGACGTTGGAACATTTCCAACGTATACTTGATCCAGCCTTGTAG
- a CDS encoding alpha/beta hydrolase, giving the protein MRSFRISIALLIVLCVASFAWADEEISGTFKITENGKLVGAEKFTITFESDGRVTSSSHGTVRQDKTEAKDYTRLVLRTLDGPIHTYQREVFVSQLPQGLFATYNGDELLIETREGPRKKETRLNITPSTMLVDVGVWHHLHFLIHRYSHRTGGQQRFATVVASELRIADPVYVKQIGREAVSLENGYFMANKYFVNRGDVGIIVWADTKGRILRIESPMQGYAAELAKYDGERAPEVQPVRTLGENVLNEAVNLDSQTEQLGGLLTKPRGIEARLPALIFLSDAGPHDRDGNSLSGNVNVRTGEWLDRISESGFAVLRLDDRGVGESAGDFARNSLSVQALDATAQIEFLKKRDDIDPDRIGIIGHGEGANVAIMVAAKRPDVKAVVLLSPSDVPLSDLAVEQIKHRIKIENRPQAGSWERHPVISLMRIAREQPDREFFVYGGHSVYLDVYREWFGMTPIEDLKKSSARILHIHPDKDLQVFPQHADAFVAAFKGTDRYTFKGFKGLNHFFLPSEGTIGEYADPSLEVEQSFVDYVIGWMKATL; this is encoded by the coding sequence ATGCGAAGCTTTCGAATCTCAATCGCCCTGCTCATCGTGCTGTGCGTGGCGTCGTTCGCCTGGGCCGACGAGGAGATCAGCGGCACCTTCAAGATTACGGAAAACGGCAAGCTTGTCGGCGCGGAGAAATTCACGATCACCTTCGAGAGCGACGGCCGCGTCACGTCCAGTTCGCACGGGACCGTGCGGCAGGATAAAACCGAAGCCAAGGACTACACGCGGCTCGTTCTGCGAACTCTCGACGGGCCCATTCATACTTACCAGCGCGAGGTTTTCGTCAGTCAATTGCCGCAAGGCCTGTTCGCCACCTACAACGGCGACGAACTGCTGATCGAAACCCGTGAAGGACCACGGAAAAAGGAAACGCGACTGAACATCACGCCTTCCACGATGCTGGTTGATGTCGGCGTGTGGCATCACTTGCACTTTTTGATTCATCGTTATTCGCACCGCACCGGCGGCCAGCAGCGATTCGCGACGGTGGTCGCCTCGGAACTGCGCATCGCCGACCCGGTGTACGTCAAGCAGATCGGTCGCGAAGCCGTCTCCCTCGAAAACGGCTACTTCATGGCCAACAAATACTTTGTGAATCGCGGTGACGTGGGCATTATCGTCTGGGCCGACACCAAGGGTCGCATTTTGCGCATCGAATCGCCCATGCAGGGCTACGCCGCCGAACTGGCCAAGTACGACGGTGAACGCGCACCTGAGGTGCAACCCGTAAGAACGCTCGGCGAGAACGTTCTTAACGAAGCGGTAAACCTCGATAGTCAAACCGAACAGCTCGGCGGCCTGCTGACCAAACCACGCGGTATTGAAGCGCGTTTACCGGCGCTGATCTTTCTCTCCGATGCCGGCCCGCACGACCGCGACGGCAATTCATTGTCGGGCAATGTAAACGTTCGGACCGGCGAATGGCTCGACCGCATTAGTGAATCCGGCTTCGCCGTGCTGCGCTTAGATGACCGCGGCGTCGGCGAAAGCGCCGGCGATTTCGCCCGCAACAGTCTCTCGGTCCAAGCGCTCGACGCCACTGCACAAATCGAATTTCTGAAAAAACGGGACGATATCGATCCCGACCGTATCGGCATCATTGGACACGGCGAAGGAGCCAACGTGGCGATCATGGTCGCCGCCAAGCGACCGGACGTAAAAGCCGTGGTGCTCCTTTCCCCCTCCGACGTCCCCTTGTCGGACTTGGCCGTGGAACAGATCAAACACCGCATCAAAATCGAAAACCGTCCCCAGGCCGGGTCGTGGGAGCGCCACCCTGTCATCTCATTGATGCGCATTGCCCGCGAGCAACCCGATCGCGAGTTCTTTGTCTACGGCGGTCATTCGGTGTACCTGGACGTCTACCGCGAATGGTTCGGTATGACCCCGATCGAAGACCTCAAAAAATCCAGCGCGCGGATTCTGCACATCCATCCCGACAAGGACTTGCAGGTTTTCCCGCAGCACGCCGATGCGTTCGTCGCGGCCTTCAAAGGCACCGATCGCTACACTTTCAAGGGTTTCAAAGGGCTTAATCACTTCTTCCTTCCCTCAGAGGGAACTATCGGAGAGTACGCCGACCCATCACTGGAAGTTGAGCAGTCGTTTGTCGACTACGTGATTGGCTGGATGAAAGCGACTTTGTAG
- a CDS encoding PAS domain S-box protein, translating into MSPDRVDGVDSFPFDMDAQWFFTSVLGALREVFLLLDEHGRIRFAGGAVLSMLGVRGADLQGRLATDFVQSPHDLDDMELADQTTDSLTLRVSVRRPDGSETTATLTSSTLRPVKNHPIRTIMLLHDITDEMQTQVALEARNRQLATLGRVSALVAVGGDLEALLEKLVLISMQNLRLRAAAVFLLHRDEHLAKLAVHRGVPREIIVRLAEYSYDTAWLQRAASEPGPLRMDNLQFLPPDIHADLQRHRLQGAEAVLLVNKGQAVGIFFYMPLSPLKFEDLALLEAIAGQMALAIEKNRLMQDLRESERKYSMLVESANDGIMISQDGVFQFVNKKLADMLDYKVSDLLGLPIQAIMYPEDIELFMGAYNRRITGELTKEIYQGRLMAKDGHPVRTELNAVTFAYRGRPASLSFVRDLRLRIQLQQALVAEKDAAEFFNDVLTHDVNNLIHTIIGNLDLQGDPMVGSLDEAHDAYRQKALANAKRGSALIDRVRELMMIRRLDPDTFVPLPLRQLLDEAADTVREQFADEKYVFSVDVEPHQHVLGHPLAAQIFVNLFSNALRHNSSEFKEVRVSVAESEDRRHWTVILEDNGDGIPQELQDRIFARYTRFSKQKHGLGLGMSIVKAAIGALEGEIRVESRVPDDAAAGTRFYVSLPKG; encoded by the coding sequence ATGTCACCCGACCGGGTAGACGGGGTGGATTCGTTTCCCTTTGACATGGACGCCCAGTGGTTCTTCACGTCTGTTCTGGGCGCGCTGCGGGAAGTGTTTCTTCTACTGGACGAACATGGGCGAATCCGTTTCGCAGGCGGTGCCGTGTTATCCATGCTCGGCGTGCGCGGCGCGGATCTGCAGGGCCGGTTAGCGACCGATTTCGTCCAATCCCCTCACGATCTCGATGACATGGAACTCGCCGATCAAACCACCGATAGCCTCACCTTGCGGGTTTCCGTTCGCCGTCCGGACGGTTCCGAAACCACGGCGACGCTTACCAGCTCGACGCTGCGGCCCGTCAAGAACCACCCGATCCGCACCATCATGTTGCTGCACGACATCACCGATGAAATGCAGACGCAGGTGGCCCTCGAAGCCCGTAATCGGCAGTTAGCCACCCTAGGCCGCGTCAGCGCCTTGGTTGCGGTTGGCGGCGATCTGGAAGCACTGCTGGAAAAACTCGTTCTGATTTCCATGCAGAACCTCAGACTGCGCGCCGCCGCCGTTTTTCTGCTTCATCGCGACGAGCATCTTGCGAAGCTGGCGGTCCACCGCGGTGTACCCCGCGAAATCATTGTCCGCCTGGCCGAATACTCCTACGACACAGCCTGGCTGCAACGCGCTGCCTCCGAGCCCGGCCCGCTGCGCATGGACAACCTGCAGTTTTTGCCGCCGGACATTCACGCCGACCTGCAACGTCATCGCCTGCAGGGTGCGGAGGCCGTGCTGCTGGTCAACAAGGGCCAAGCGGTCGGCATTTTCTTCTACATGCCGCTTAGCCCGTTGAAATTCGAAGACCTCGCCCTGCTTGAAGCCATCGCCGGACAAATGGCTCTGGCCATCGAAAAAAACCGCTTGATGCAGGACCTGCGCGAGAGCGAGCGCAAATATTCCATGTTGGTCGAAAGCGCGAATGACGGCATCATGATCAGTCAGGACGGCGTTTTCCAGTTCGTCAACAAAAAGCTGGCCGACATGCTGGATTACAAAGTTTCGGACCTGCTCGGCCTACCTATTCAGGCGATCATGTATCCGGAAGACATTGAATTGTTCATGGGTGCCTACAACCGGCGCATCACCGGCGAACTGACCAAAGAAATCTACCAAGGCAGGCTGATGGCCAAAGACGGCCACCCGGTCCGTACCGAACTCAACGCCGTCACCTTCGCGTATCGAGGTCGGCCGGCCAGCCTGTCCTTTGTCCGCGACCTCAGGCTGCGCATTCAGTTGCAGCAAGCGTTGGTCGCGGAAAAAGACGCCGCGGAATTCTTCAACGACGTCCTCACCCACGACGTGAACAACCTAATCCATACCATCATCGGAAATCTCGACTTGCAGGGCGACCCCATGGTCGGCTCGCTCGACGAAGCGCACGACGCCTATCGTCAAAAGGCCTTGGCCAACGCGAAACGCGGCTCGGCGTTAATCGATCGCGTTCGCGAATTGATGATGATCCGCCGGCTCGACCCCGACACTTTCGTGCCCCTGCCGCTGCGCCAGTTACTCGACGAGGCTGCCGATACCGTGCGGGAACAATTCGCCGACGAAAAATACGTTTTCAGCGTCGATGTCGAGCCACACCAGCACGTTTTGGGGCACCCCTTGGCCGCGCAGATATTCGTCAATCTGTTCTCCAACGCCCTGCGCCATAACTCGAGCGAATTCAAGGAAGTGCGCGTCTCTGTCGCCGAATCCGAGGACCGCCGCCATTGGACCGTCATCCTCGAAGACAACGGCGACGGCATTCCGCAGGAATTGCAGGACCGCATCTTCGCCCGCTACACCCGCTTCTCGAAACAGAAACACGGCCTCGGGCTGGGCATGAGCATCGTCAAAGCGGCGATCGGCGCCCTAGAGGGCGAAATTCGCGTGGAAAGCCGCGTCCCCGACGACGCCGCCGCCGGCACGCGCTTCTATGTTTCCCTGCCCAAAGGCTAG